A window from Solanum stenotomum isolate F172 chromosome 5, ASM1918654v1, whole genome shotgun sequence encodes these proteins:
- the LOC125865466 gene encoding uncharacterized protein LOC125865466 yields the protein MESYNLKSKLGQKMEKKYVEKNRRNYMKNLCNQLHSMLPTTHSSTSNKKTTMTMTDQIDAAVNYIENLKMNLEVNNKHLDELKMGLKRAQSLNPTNEPGPSTKSPLQIEFHQMGPNMVMVLITSLNNIATFNNIIRLCHEEGVEVVSTSFQLNGNSTLQISHETKVEMININSRMEFKATTLYDKMKELIYGATCSNIDMECSQIHLWDYIIEFDELEVLPITPSQNPSNYMQNVEETPSFLRD from the exons atggaaagTTATAACCTAAAGTCTAAATTAGGtcaaaaaatggaaaagaaatatGTGGAGAAAAATAGAAGGAATTATATGAAGAATCTCTGTAATCAACTTCATTCCATGCTCCCTACTACTCATTCCTCTACTTCTAATAAG AAAACAACAATGACAATGACAGATCAAATAGATGCAGCAGTGAATTACATAGAAAACTTGAAAATGAATTTGGAGGTGAACAATAAGCACTTGGACGAATTGAAAATGGGCCTAAAGAGGGCCCAATCACTCAATCCAACTAATGAGCCCGGCCCAAGCACCAAGTCACCACTTCAGATTGAATTCCATCAAATGGGCCCAAACATGGTCATGGTTTTAATAACTAGCCTTAATAATATAGCCACTTTTAACAACATCATTCGATTATGCCATGAGGAAGGTGTTGAAGTTGTGTCTACAAGCTTTCAACTCAATGGAAACTCTACACTGCAAATTTCTCATGAAACTAAG GTGGAGATGATCAACATAAATTCAAGAATGGAATTTAAAGCTACAACTTTGTATGATAAGATGAAGGAATTGATTTATGGAGCAACTTGCAGCAATATTGATATGGAATGTTCCCAAATACATTTATGGGACTACATAattgaatttgatgaattgGAGGTATTACCAATTACTCCAAGTCAAAATCCAAGTAATTACATGcaaaatgttgaagaaactCCTAGCTTTTTGAGGGACTAA
- the LOC125866287 gene encoding uncharacterized protein LOC125866287: MENCLRNKSVPKLERKYLERNRRNHMKNLCYQLQSMLPTYASNSKKTTMTMTDQIDAAVNYIENLKMNLEMNNKHLEELKMGLKRAQSLNPTNEPGPSTKSPSHIEFHQMDPNMVMVLITGLNNIATFNNIIRLCHEEGVEVVSTSFQLNGNSTLQISHETKINTSSTMEFGATTLYDKMKELIYGPSCNNATRSNIHFWDYIVESEWLGFDVSELL, translated from the exons atggaaaattgcTTGAGAAATAAATCAGTTCCAAAATTggaaagaaaatatttggagAGAAATAGAAGGAATCATATGAAGAATCTATGTTATCAGCTTCAATCCATGCTCCCTACTTATGCCTCTAACTCTAAG AAAACAACAATGACAATGACAGATCAAATAGATGCAGCAGTGAATTACATAGAAAACTTGAAAATGAATTTGGAGATGAACAATAAGCACTTGGAAGAATTGAAAATGGGCCTAAAGAGGGCCCAATCACTCAATCCAACTAATGAGCCCGGCCCAAGCACCAAGTCACCATCTCATATTGAATTCCATCAAATGGACCCAAACATGGTCATGGTTTTAATAACTGGCCTTAATAATATAGCCACTTTTAATAACATCATTCGATTATGCCATGAGGAAGGTGTTGAAGTTGTGTCTACAAGCTTTCAACTCAATGGAAACTCTACACTGCAAATTTCTCATGAAACTAAG ATCAATACAAGTTCAACAATGGAATTTGGAGCTACAACTTTGTATGATAAAATGAAGGAATTGATTTATGGACCATCTTGCAACAATGCTACAAGATCTAATATACATTTTTGGGACTACATAGTTGAATCTGAATGGTTAGGATTTGATGTATCGGAGTTATTATGA
- the LOC125866284 gene encoding uncharacterized protein LOC125866284: MEGCRRSSSGPTGVKLERKDVEKTRRNNMKNLCNQLYSLIPSTHLSQETMVLQDKIDAAIKYIKSSEMKLEKSKMYLEELSRMSSRKRPKSSNSTNGPSPSTKSSPQIQVHEMGPNMVIVLISGLDNITTFNNIIRLCHEEGVEVVYTNFTLNGNSMLQISHETKINMSSTMECRAANLCDKMKELLYGKSNDNEMESQLHLWDYIVESELLGFNDIEFLPSTSQNSNIFSYIQNNRD, translated from the exons ATGGAAGGTTGCCGGAGGTCAAGTTCAGGTCCGACAGGGGTAAAATTGGAAAGAAAAGATGTGGAGAAAACTAGAAGGAATAATATGAAGAATCTATGTAATCAACTTTATTCATTGATCCCTTCTACTCATCTCTCTCAG GAAACAATGGTATTGCAAGATAAAATAGATGCAGCAATAAAGTATATAAAAAGTTCAGAAATGAAATTGGAAAAAAGCAAGATGTACTTGGAAGAATTAAGTAGGATGAGTAGTAGAAAGAGGCCCAAATCATCCAATTCAACTAATGGGCCTAGCCCAAGTACCAAGTCATCTCCTCAGATCCAAGTCCATGAAATGGGCCCAAATATGGTCATTGTTTTAATAAGTGGCCTTGATAATATAACGACTTTTAATAACATCATTCGATTGTGCCATGAAGAAGGTGTTGAAGTTGTGTATACAAACTTTACACTCAATGGAAACTCTATGCTGCAAATTTCTCATGAAACTAAG atCAACATGAGTTCAACAATGGAATGTAGAGCTGCAAATCTGTGTGATAAAATGAAGGAATTGCTTTATGGAAAATCAAATGACAATGAAATGGAATCCCAATTACATTTATGGGACTATATAGTTGAATCTGAATTATTAGGATTTAATGATATAGAATTTCTACCATCAACAAGTCAAAATTCAAACATATTTAGTTACATTCAAAATAATAGGGACTAG
- the LOC125866223 gene encoding putative late blight resistance protein homolog R1A-10 produces the protein MAHAAVVSLQQKLQEMLKGDNSRYPALRQAVSSWHAFLEDSLSIRNAPEEVELLEKHVKWMATELLGSIDLYELKKITTGCFYPKNWELFQEEVVTAGSDSIKAYLMKVMNSRNDNDALLTRDTVERDSEYSPHLQATVLDLDNDLMTVKSRLIGPPSKLDVVSIVGMGGIGKTTLARKVYDDIYMEHYFYIRAWITVSQMHQHREMLLGILRCFSLVNDNTYLKSTEQLAEQVYRSLKGRRYLIAMDDVWNTTAWDAVKRSFPDDKNGSHVILTSRLANVGIYASSGSLPHYMRCLSVGQSFKLFNLKVFGRETCPLELEKATKQIVEKCQGLPLAIVVVAGFCSKISKTENCWEDVAHKIGLIVSRETEECMDLLALSYKHLPHHLKPFFLYMGAFPKDFDISVSRLIKLWIAAEFLEDTFEMDFEEVAEGYLKDLIDRSLIMVKKRTSSGKVKTCEVHDLLHDLIIREAWKERSIYFTKSNVILSPSVASFEHHIIFNFHRVPLTRLEIMYDQPSLPHATSFLCFGRDGTPGSCSQVDSFITFTNFTWLTVLDICFQPFDHLPCEIWQLSSLRYLALASFTVLPPSICNLRYLQTLIRYSHQASICLPAEIWEIKQLRHLYFRKCCYFPNIQSEQKDYPGKSSHSNLALTRLPTFFYHPGEFSRSNLSLTKLQTLSYITFGSIKSRIFKGMPKLKKLGIRESEEEHLTAKKMSRKLKMLVLLEKLDTLKCFFIKPWILKECDVFPPTLKKLTLRGCQLPWNQMTILCMLPELEVLKLKDYAFQGSEWESTDERFQQLKFLLLDGTDLIHWIISSIQFPKLKSLVLRNCYCLSEIPDDVAEIPTLQFIELYHCSPSADVSTNRIQEEQHSMGNDDLVVRIHKFYNSET, from the exons ATGGCTCATGCTGCTGTCGTGTCTCTTCAACAAAAACTGCAGGAAATGCTAAAAGGTGACAATTCTCGTTACCCTGCATTACGTCAAGCAGTCAGTTCCTGGCATGCATTTTTGGAGGACTCTTTGTCAATTAGAAATGCTCCAGAAGAAGTGGAACTTTTGGAAAAGCATGTTAAATGGATGGCAACTGAACTTCTAGGTAGCATCGACTTATATGAACTGAAAAAGATTACAACTGGCTGTTTCTATCCAAAAAATTGGGAATTGTTCCAGGAAGAGGTAGTGACTGCAGGTTCCGATAGCATAAAGGCATATTTGATGAAGGTTATGAATTCTCGGAATGATAATGATGCTCTACTAACACGAGATACTGTGGAGAGGGATTCAGAATACAGTCCCCATCTCCAAGCTACTGTGTTAGACCTTGATAATGACTTAATGACTGTCAAATCTCGGCTTATAGGGCCTCCTTCAAAGCTAGATGTCGTCTCAATTGTTGGCATGGGAGGGATTGGCAAAACGACTCTTGCTAGAAAAGTTTATGATGATATTTACATGGAGCATTACTTCTACATTCGTGCTTGGATTACTGTATCTCAAATGCATCAACACAGAGAAATGTTGTTGGGCATTTTGCGGTGTTTTTCACTGGTCAATGATAACACCTACCTAAAAAGTACTGAGCAATTGGCAGAACAAGTTTACAGAAGTTTAAAAGGAAGGAGATATCTCATTGCAATGGATGATGTGTGGAACACCACTGCATGGGATGCCGTGAAAAGATCTTTTCCAGATGATAAAAATGGAAGCCATGTCATACTTACTAGTCGGCTAGCAAATGTTGGTATTTATGCTAGCTCAGGCAGCCTTCCTCATTACATGCGATGTCTAAGTGTGGGCCAGAGCTTCAAGTTGTTCAACTTAAAGGTGTTTGGAAGGGAGACTTGCCCCCTTGAACTGGAGAAAGCTACAAAGCAAATTGTCGAGAAATGTCAAGGACTACCACTAGCAATAGTTGTGGTGGCTGGATTTTGTTCCAAGATCAGCAAGACGGAAAACTGTTGGGAAGACGTAGCACATAAAATTGGTTTGATTGTGAGTAGGGAAACAGAAGAATGCATGGACTTACTTGCCTTGAGTTATAAACATTTGCCACATCACTTGAAGCCATTCTTCCTATACATGGGAGCTTTTCCAAAAGACTTTGACATTAGTGTGTCAAGACTAATCAAGCTATGGATTGCAGCGGAATTTCTAGAAGACACATTTGAAATGGACTTCGAAGAAGTTGCTGAGGGATACCTAAAAGATCTTATAGATAGAAGTCTAATTATGGTTAAGAAAAGGACCTCAAGTGGCAAAGTCAAAACATGTGAGGTTCATGATCTGTTGCATGATTTAATCATACGAGAAGCATGGAAGGAGAGATCAATCTACTTTACTAAATCAAATGTGATTCTTTCTCCATCAGTGGCATCTTTTGAGCATCAcatcattttcaattttcacaGAGTCCCATTGACACGTTTAGAGATCATGTATGATCAACCTTCACTTCCTCATGCAACTTCCTTTCTTTGTTTTGGAAGAGATGGAACTCCTGGATCCTGTTCTCAGGTTGATTCGTTTATCACCTTTACTAACTTCACATGGTTAACAGTTTTGGATATATGTTTTCAGCCATTTGACCATCTACCATGTGAAATATGGCAACTATCTTCATTGAGGTATCTTGCCCTTGCCAGTTTTACTGTGCTCCCTCCATCAATATGCAATCTTAGGTATCTTCAGACACTAATTCGTTACAGTCACCAGGCTAGTATTTGTTTGCCGGCAGAGATATGGGAGATTAAACAATTAAGGCATCTCTATTTCAGGAAATGTTGCTACTTTCCTAACATTCAATCTGAACAAAAAGATTATCCGGGCAAGTCTAGTCACTCCAATCTTGCATTAACCAGGCTGCCAACCTTTTTTTATCATCCGGGTGAGTTCAGTCGCTCTAATCTTTCATTAACCAAGCTGCAAACCCTCTCTTACATTACCTTTGGTAGTATTAAAAGCCGCATCTTCAAAGGCATGCCCAAACTGAAGAAGTTAGGAATTCGTGAAAGTGAAGAAGAGCACTTGACTGCTAAAAAAATGTCTCGAAAACTTAAGATGCTGGTTCTGTTGGAGAAACTTGACACACTCAAGTGTTTCTTTATCAAACCATGGATACTTAAAGAATGTGATGTTTTCCCACCAACCCTCAAGAAATTGACGTTGCGGGGGTGCCAACTTCCATGGAACCAAATGACAATACTGTGCATGTTACCCGAACTCGAGGTGCTTAAGCTCAAGGATTATGCTTTCCAAGGATCAGAATGGGAGTCAACTGACGAACGTTTTCAGCAGCTAAAATTCCTACTGTTGGATGGGACTGATCTTATCCACTGGATAATCAGTTCTATTCAATTCCCTAAGCTTAAGAGTCTTGTTCTGAGGAACTGTTATTGCCTCTCTGAGATTCCTGATGATGTAGCAGAAATACCTACATTGCAGTTCATTGAATTGTATCACTGTAGCCCTTCTGCTGATGTCTCTACAAATAGGATTCAAGAAGAACAACATAGCATGGGAAATGACGATCTTGTGGTGCGAATCCACAAATTTTATAACT CTGAAACTTAA
- the LOC125865482 gene encoding transcription factor bHLH162-like has protein sequence MENCLKSKLAPKLERKYVEKNRRNHMKNLCNQLHSMLPTTHASTSKETTKAVPDQIDAAVNYIESLKVKLEKSKKHLEELIMGQKKAQSLNQTNEPGPITNSPAQIEFHEMGPNMVVVLINGLYNIATFNNIIRLCHKEGVEVVCTNFKLNGNSTLQISHETKVQINRSSTMEFSATTLCDKMKELIYGNDVDSQLHLWDYKIEFDALELLPTRSQNQNMYIYMQNEYEIPTFF, from the exons atggaaaattgcCTCAAGTCTAAATTAGCTCCAAAATTAGAAAGGAAATATGTGGAGAAGAATAGGAGGAATCATATGAAGAATCTATGTAATCAACTTCATTCCATGCTCCCTACTACTCATGCCTCTACCTCCAAG GAAACAACAAAGGCAGTGCCAGATCAAATAGATGCAGCAGTGAATTATATAGAAAGTTTGAAAGTGAAATTGGAGAAGAGCAAGAAGCACTTGGAAGAATTGATAATGGGCCAAAAGAAGGCCCAATCACTCAATCAAACTAATGAGCCCGGCCCAATCACAAACTCACCAGCTCAAATTGAATTCCATGAAATGGGCCCAAACATGGTCGTGGTTTTAATAAATGGCCTTTATAATATAGCCACTTTTAATAACATCATTCGATTATGCCATAAGGAAGGTGTTGAAGTTGTGTGTACCAACTTTAAACTCAATGGAAACTCTACACTGCAAATTTCTCATGAAACTAAGG TGCAGATCAATAGAAGTTCAACAATGGAATTTAGTGCTACAACTTTGTGTGATAAGATGAAGGAGTTGATTTATGGAAATGATGTGGACTCTCAATTGCATTTATGGgattacaaaattgaatttgatGCATTGGAATTATTACCAACAAGaagtcaaaatcaaaacatgtatatttacatgcaaaatgaatatgaaattcCTACCTTTTTCTAA